A stretch of Acidimicrobiales bacterium DNA encodes these proteins:
- a CDS encoding sulfotransferase: MPSEPDLDDPTSRVRNLRVAGSEALRRGDVTDARALFEEALATKPGHAAGLAGLARCAQRDSEWDTAADLWGAARAAAPGARHPNWHRRHITTLLLAGRGDEARREIEAFWGATDLRRAYRAATRNVADGTHERLRFDHVLIVTYGRSGSTLLQGMLNTINGLLIRGENGNVFHDFFRAARGLEENRHRSGSSFAPYSAWFGMAEMSTLRLADELRPTARRMLLGNDLDDPAVRAIGFKEIRYLDVQDDLVDYLAFLEDLFPNTAFVFNTRDPAETVASGWWVDEDPAVVSARIHDLHDRFTAFAAARSNCFSIDYHDVVGTTSRLQELFAFLGAEFDQARADAVLAVSHSYGPDDPDDSEPAS, translated from the coding sequence GTGCCTAGCGAACCGGATCTCGACGACCCGACCTCACGGGTCCGGAACCTGCGGGTGGCCGGGTCGGAGGCGCTCCGCCGGGGTGACGTGACGGACGCTCGCGCCCTGTTCGAGGAGGCGCTCGCGACCAAACCGGGTCACGCGGCTGGCCTCGCCGGCCTCGCTCGCTGTGCCCAACGCGATTCGGAGTGGGACACGGCCGCCGACCTGTGGGGCGCCGCTCGTGCCGCGGCGCCGGGCGCCCGCCATCCGAACTGGCATCGGCGTCACATCACGACCCTGCTCCTGGCGGGTCGCGGCGACGAGGCCCGTCGCGAGATCGAGGCGTTCTGGGGCGCCACCGATCTGCGTCGCGCGTATCGGGCCGCGACCCGCAACGTCGCCGACGGCACCCACGAGCGCCTGCGGTTCGACCATGTTCTCATCGTCACCTACGGGCGGAGCGGGTCGACGCTGCTCCAGGGGATGCTCAACACGATCAACGGCCTGCTGATCCGGGGCGAGAACGGCAACGTGTTCCACGACTTCTTCCGGGCGGCGCGGGGGCTCGAGGAGAATCGCCATCGTTCGGGAAGCTCGTTCGCGCCCTACTCGGCGTGGTTCGGGATGGCGGAGATGAGCACGCTGCGCCTGGCCGACGAGCTGCGTCCCACGGCCCGGCGGATGCTGCTCGGCAACGACTTGGACGATCCGGCGGTGCGGGCGATCGGGTTCAAGGAGATCCGCTACCTGGACGTCCAGGACGACCTCGTCGACTATCTCGCGTTCCTCGAGGATCTCTTCCCGAACACGGCCTTCGTGTTCAACACCCGGGATCCGGCCGAGACCGTCGCGAGCGGCTGGTGGGTCGACGAGGATCCCGCCGTCGTATCCGCGCGGATCCACGACCTGCACGACCGGTTCACGGCGTTCGCGGCGGCGCGGTCGAACTGCTTCTCCATCGACTACCACGACGTCGTGGGCACCACCTCGAGACTGCAGGAGCTGTTCGCCTTCCTCGGCGCCGAGTTCGACCAGGCCCGAGCGGACGCCGTGCTCGCCGTGTCGCACAGCTACGGTCCGGACGACCCGGACGACTCCGAGCCCGCGTCATGA
- a CDS encoding sulfotransferase domain-containing protein: MKSRIDFLVAGNQKCGTNTLHDLLAQHPTVRMSSPKEMHYFDRASFADCEDAHRDYHRRGWAVGEEGLDEQLLYGESTPKYVLFRPSGEPRYLPRIRAYNPAIKLVVLFRDPVERAYSQWNMLRDRGRAVPPFEDIVDAALDASAERSPWADVIDRGCYGRVVFNLLSLFAPERCCFVKVDDLNHQVDVVERFLGIEPFDYEPRYSYALEYESPLAPAVGERLRGHYRAEMHIFSRLTGLDVDDWVN, translated from the coding sequence ATGAAGAGTCGGATCGACTTCCTCGTCGCGGGCAACCAGAAGTGTGGGACGAACACGTTGCACGACCTCCTCGCCCAGCACCCGACCGTGCGCATGTCGTCCCCGAAGGAGATGCACTACTTCGACCGTGCGTCGTTCGCCGACTGCGAGGACGCGCACCGCGACTACCACCGACGGGGGTGGGCTGTCGGTGAGGAGGGCCTCGACGAACAGCTTCTCTACGGGGAGTCCACGCCGAAGTACGTCCTCTTCCGGCCGTCGGGGGAGCCTCGCTACCTCCCGAGGATCCGCGCCTACAACCCCGCCATCAAGCTCGTCGTGCTGTTCCGCGATCCGGTCGAACGGGCCTACTCGCAGTGGAACATGCTGCGCGATCGGGGCCGCGCGGTGCCGCCCTTCGAGGACATCGTCGACGCCGCGCTCGATGCCTCCGCCGAGCGCTCGCCCTGGGCGGACGTGATCGACCGGGGTTGCTACGGGCGGGTCGTCTTCAACCTGCTGTCGCTCTTCGCGCCGGAGCGCTGCTGCTTCGTCAAGGTCGACGACCTCAACCATCAGGTCGACGTCGTCGAACGGTTCCTCGGGATCGAGCCGTTCGACTACGAGCCCCGCTACAGCTACGCGCTCGAGTACGAGTCGCCCCTCGCGCCGGCGGTGGGGGAACGACTGCGGGGCCACTATCGCGCCGAGATGCACATCTTCAGTCGACTGACCGGCCTCGACGTGGACGACTGGGTGAACTGA
- a CDS encoding glycosyltransferase family 2 protein, producing MTSDVVGVETGALIDEIGAMEARGDSAAALDLALTALEGSPQDPELIAVTCGLLDSWERFDESLAIVDGATGLDPRQAAVLRAATYGAMNSLGEALALSREIHRADPTDRRARFDYVRMLIRTGEFDEADREIAEFAAIHPRGNHWKLRIHCLNAQQRRFEGLEVAEEAWSTRPGKVDCLRTVLRQLHKCIQKDRSVAARHRAKELLDGLGAEPVADTNSLRLFIRLAVSLGRDEQAKQLLASDTARSRPGYFRRERAWVAAEAGQVDEARRIWDEIRTTEPVPTIRPCRPDELDRLDRHPIPEPAGEIRLFTVIRNERWRLPWFLDHYRALGVDRFFFVDNDSTDGSREWLLTQPDVHVFHTTTPYAIGRSGMVWVNHLVGAFATDGWFMYVDVDEALVFDGVETRGLRDLTAYMEREGHDMATGQMIDMFSVEENGIPAGGFEHDFIARYPHFDLSYERTPTVQCPYFFTSGGIRRLVGTGENQTKTPLIRGGRNIQFLSSSHIVTPGVVSDAEVALLHFKLAGDYRAQFRDDGEANDRVGECRLRYQAYADFFESWAGGADAVASSSTTVRYASSRSLVDVGLLAPLPDGST from the coding sequence ATGACCTCTGATGTGGTGGGCGTGGAGACCGGAGCGCTGATCGACGAGATCGGGGCCATGGAGGCACGCGGCGACAGTGCCGCCGCCCTCGACCTGGCACTGACGGCGCTCGAAGGATCGCCGCAGGATCCCGAGCTGATCGCGGTCACCTGCGGTCTGCTCGACTCGTGGGAGCGATTCGACGAATCGCTGGCCATCGTCGACGGGGCCACGGGTCTCGACCCGCGGCAGGCCGCGGTGCTGCGGGCCGCGACCTACGGCGCGATGAACAGCCTCGGCGAAGCGCTCGCCCTGTCTCGCGAGATCCACCGGGCCGATCCGACCGATCGTCGGGCGCGGTTCGACTACGTCCGCATGCTCATCCGCACGGGCGAGTTCGACGAAGCCGACCGCGAGATCGCCGAGTTCGCGGCGATCCATCCGCGGGGCAATCACTGGAAGCTTCGCATCCACTGCCTCAACGCCCAGCAGCGCCGCTTCGAGGGGCTGGAGGTCGCGGAGGAGGCGTGGTCGACCCGGCCCGGCAAGGTCGACTGCCTGCGCACGGTGCTGCGTCAGCTCCACAAGTGCATCCAGAAGGACCGCAGCGTCGCCGCCCGGCACCGCGCCAAGGAGCTGCTCGACGGGCTCGGGGCGGAACCGGTGGCGGACACCAACTCGTTGCGGCTGTTCATCCGCCTCGCCGTCAGCCTCGGACGCGATGAGCAGGCGAAGCAGCTGCTCGCGTCGGACACCGCCCGCTCGCGGCCCGGCTACTTCCGCCGCGAACGGGCCTGGGTTGCGGCCGAGGCCGGGCAGGTCGACGAGGCGCGACGGATCTGGGACGAGATCCGCACGACGGAGCCGGTGCCGACGATCCGCCCGTGCCGCCCGGACGAACTCGATCGGCTCGACCGCCATCCCATCCCGGAGCCCGCGGGTGAGATCCGGCTCTTCACCGTGATTCGCAACGAGCGCTGGCGGCTGCCGTGGTTCCTCGATCACTACCGGGCGCTCGGCGTCGACCGGTTCTTCTTCGTCGACAACGACTCGACCGACGGCTCCCGGGAGTGGCTCCTGACGCAGCCGGACGTCCACGTCTTCCACACGACGACGCCCTACGCGATCGGCCGTTCCGGCATGGTCTGGGTGAACCATCTGGTGGGCGCGTTCGCGACCGACGGATGGTTCATGTACGTCGATGTCGACGAGGCGCTGGTGTTCGACGGTGTGGAGACGCGGGGGTTGCGCGACCTCACCGCGTACATGGAGCGTGAGGGCCACGACATGGCGACCGGGCAGATGATCGACATGTTCTCGGTCGAGGAGAACGGCATCCCGGCGGGTGGTTTCGAGCACGACTTCATCGCCCGCTATCCCCACTTCGATCTTTCCTACGAACGCACGCCGACCGTGCAGTGCCCCTACTTCTTCACGTCCGGCGGCATCCGCCGGCTCGTCGGGACCGGGGAGAACCAGACCAAGACACCGCTCATCCGTGGCGGGCGCAACATCCAGTTCCTGTCGAGCAGCCACATCGTGACGCCGGGTGTGGTCTCCGATGCCGAGGTCGCGCTGTTGCACTTCAAGCTCGCTGGTGACTATCGCGCCCAGTTCCGCGACGACGGCGAGGCCAACGACCGAGTGGGCGAGTGTCGGCTCCGCTATCAGGCCTACGCGGACTTCTTCGAGTCGTGGGCCGGTGGAGCGGACGCGGTCGCGTCGTCGTCGACCACCGTTCGCTACGCGTCGAGCCGCTCGCTGGTGGATGTCGGCCTGCTGGCGCCGTTGCCCGACGGGTCCACATGA
- a CDS encoding sulfotransferase family 2 domain-containing protein → MTTRGRFPGRNASFSTERGFVWHRVAKTGTRSLHALLEAEVADYEYLIRKQPPPPAFDELLATTCFRFTFVRNPWDRLVSGWRNKFVTGRKAESFLAQLSDTATADELAVCREDFGAFLRLLPDSRLFERNVHFQPQATILRDVELDFVGRFERYADDVGHVLSTIGIEHTSESIPHRNRTSRDQPHYSSYYDDAARDRVGELYCADVARWGYSFESTP, encoded by the coding sequence ATGACGACGCGGGGCCGGTTTCCGGGCCGCAACGCATCGTTCTCGACCGAGCGCGGCTTCGTCTGGCACCGGGTGGCGAAGACCGGCACCCGCAGTCTGCACGCCCTGCTCGAGGCGGAGGTCGCCGACTACGAGTACCTCATTCGCAAGCAGCCACCGCCTCCGGCGTTCGACGAACTCCTGGCGACGACGTGCTTCCGTTTCACCTTCGTGCGCAATCCGTGGGATCGGCTGGTCTCGGGGTGGCGGAACAAGTTCGTCACCGGTCGAAAGGCCGAGAGCTTCCTGGCCCAGCTCAGCGACACGGCGACTGCCGACGAACTCGCAGTGTGTCGGGAGGACTTCGGGGCGTTCCTCCGCCTGCTGCCCGATTCGCGACTCTTCGAGCGCAACGTGCACTTCCAGCCGCAGGCCACGATCCTGCGCGACGTCGAGCTCGACTTCGTGGGGCGCTTCGAGCGCTACGCCGATGATGTCGGGCACGTGCTGTCGACCATCGGGATCGAGCACACGAGCGAGTCCATCCCGCATCGGAATCGCACGTCGCGGGATCAGCCGCACTACAGCTCGTACTACGACGACGCGGCCCGTGACCGGGTCGGTGAGCTGTACTGCGCCGATGTCGCCCGGTGGGGCTACTCGTTCGAGTCGACGCCGTAG
- a CDS encoding TetR/AcrR family transcriptional regulator, giving the protein MGRPRQRTPELRDKILDVALDLLAVDGPAGVTTRAVASAAGTSAPAIYELFGDKSGLVRAVFFDGFRRLRDRFDELPPPQGTPADLLAVVDAFRDFTREHPRLFEVMYTKPFDIYAPTPEERSLGDATRSAFVDRAESAVQAGRLRGDPVDIAHAVLGLVVGLATQETAGFLGTTGEDCDRRWRGAAESLLRGYGVDSNE; this is encoded by the coding sequence GTGGGCCGACCCCGACAACGGACCCCCGAGCTGCGGGACAAGATCCTCGACGTCGCCCTCGACCTGCTGGCCGTCGACGGCCCGGCCGGGGTGACCACCCGCGCCGTCGCCAGCGCGGCCGGCACCTCGGCTCCCGCGATCTACGAACTGTTCGGCGACAAGTCCGGCCTCGTGCGCGCCGTGTTCTTCGATGGCTTCCGCCGGCTGCGTGACCGGTTCGACGAGCTCCCCCCACCGCAGGGGACGCCCGCCGACCTGCTTGCCGTCGTGGATGCGTTCCGTGACTTCACGCGCGAGCACCCCCGGCTCTTCGAGGTCATGTACACGAAGCCGTTCGACATCTACGCGCCGACCCCCGAGGAGCGTTCGCTCGGCGACGCGACCCGCTCGGCCTTCGTGGATCGGGCGGAGTCGGCGGTGCAGGCGGGCCGGCTCCGGGGCGACCCGGTCGACATCGCCCACGCCGTGCTCGGCCTCGTCGTCGGCCTCGCCACCCAGGAGACCGCCGGCTTCCTCGGCACTACCGGCGAGGACTGCGACCGACGGTGGCGCGGCGCGGCCGAGAGCCTGCTGCGGGGCTACGGCGTCGACTCGAACGAGTAG
- a CDS encoding crotonase/enoyl-CoA hydratase family protein, with protein sequence MTERVRYALRDGIGWIDLDDGKANALSPAMQSDIDEALDRALEDDAPVVIRGRDGVFSGGFDMGVLTGGGQASIDMVLGGFRLAARILGHPRPVVVACTGHAMAMGLFLVLAGDHRIGIDRPAKLAANEVAIGLTLPRTATEMLRQRLTPAAFPRAAMLSETFDPPAAVAAGILDEIVPADAFEARVHEVATGLLALDVDAQKATKQRVREPLLEVIEAAIAQDQAEQDLLLAAAG encoded by the coding sequence ATGACCGAGCGAGTTCGCTACGCCCTTCGCGACGGGATCGGCTGGATCGATCTCGACGACGGCAAGGCCAATGCCCTGTCGCCGGCGATGCAGTCCGACATCGACGAGGCGCTCGATCGGGCGTTGGAAGACGACGCGCCCGTCGTGATCCGCGGGCGCGACGGCGTGTTCTCCGGCGGGTTCGACATGGGCGTGCTGACCGGCGGCGGCCAGGCGAGCATCGACATGGTCCTCGGCGGCTTCCGCCTCGCCGCCCGCATCCTCGGGCACCCCCGCCCCGTCGTGGTCGCCTGTACCGGCCACGCGATGGCGATGGGCCTTTTCCTCGTCCTGGCCGGTGACCACCGCATCGGCATCGACCGGCCCGCCAAGCTCGCCGCGAACGAGGTCGCGATCGGGCTGACCCTCCCCCGCACGGCGACCGAGATGCTGCGCCAACGACTGACGCCGGCCGCGTTCCCGCGGGCCGCCATGCTCTCCGAGACGTTCGATCCCCCGGCCGCGGTCGCCGCCGGCATCCTCGACGAGATCGTGCCGGCCGACGCGTTCGAGGCACGCGTCCACGAGGTCGCCACCGGCCTGCTCGCGCTCGACGTCGACGCGCAGAAGGCGACGAAGCAGCGCGTCCGCGAACCCCTCCTCGAGGTGATCGAGGCGGCCATCGCCCAGGACCAGGCCGAACAGGATCTCCTGCTCGCCGCCGCCGGCTGA
- a CDS encoding septum formation family protein, with the protein MTTLVALFAVSCSDGNVFELSVGDCFQEIGATEITDVEMVDCGDPHNHEVISVWNVTDASLPADSAFEEGCYDRFEAAIGTPYAESAIFVTPIYPSPQSWDQGDREVICYSYEFEESGALAMVTGSVLNSGR; encoded by the coding sequence ATGACCACCCTGGTGGCACTGTTCGCGGTGTCGTGCAGCGATGGCAACGTCTTCGAGCTGTCGGTCGGCGACTGCTTCCAGGAGATCGGCGCAACCGAGATCACCGACGTCGAGATGGTCGACTGCGGCGACCCGCACAACCACGAGGTCATCTCCGTGTGGAACGTGACCGACGCGTCGCTCCCGGCCGATTCCGCGTTCGAGGAGGGGTGTTACGACCGCTTCGAAGCGGCGATCGGCACGCCCTACGCCGAGTCGGCGATCTTCGTGACGCCGATCTATCCCTCGCCCCAGTCCTGGGACCAGGGCGACCGCGAGGTCATCTGCTACTCGTACGAGTTCGAGGAGAGTGGCGCGTTGGCGATGGTCACGGGCTCCGTCCTGAACTCGGGTCGCTGA
- a CDS encoding acyl-CoA dehydrogenase family protein: MDSLESRALKTASMDDFDLRMSEESRPFYNQVVEFLETVVAPMQAEFAKAGEGRADRWSYTDRQLELLEGAKDEAKARGLWNFFLPESGQGLSNLDYAYLAVELGKYPLGSESLNCSAPDTGNMEVIERVGTPEQKEQWLEPLLNGEIRSCFGMTEPGVASSDAKNVRCQAIRDGDEYVINGEKYYISGAGDPRCKIMILMCQTSPDGPPHRRQSQILVPMDTPGLEVLGPMHVFGQDDAPHGHMHIRMTDVRVPASNILWDEGEGFAISQLRLGPGRIHHCMRGIGAAEKALDLMCRRGMTREAFGKPIARLGGNTELIGKARAEIEAMRMMVLRAAKAMDTLGNQEARVWISAVKAMVPERVCTIIDQAIQMHGATGVSQWTPLAGMYASQRTLRLADGPDEVHWMVVGRSELASYDGLEIPLNPTSAAAPELTAAWDDDNSFHFTGP, encoded by the coding sequence ATGGACTCCCTTGAATCCCGCGCCCTCAAGACCGCCTCGATGGACGACTTCGATCTCCGTATGTCGGAGGAGAGCCGTCCCTTCTACAACCAGGTGGTCGAGTTCCTCGAGACGGTCGTCGCCCCGATGCAGGCGGAGTTCGCGAAGGCCGGCGAGGGTCGGGCCGACCGCTGGTCCTACACCGATCGCCAGCTCGAGCTGCTCGAAGGCGCCAAGGACGAGGCGAAGGCGCGCGGCCTGTGGAACTTCTTCCTCCCCGAGTCCGGCCAGGGCCTGTCCAACCTCGACTACGCCTACCTCGCGGTCGAGCTCGGCAAGTACCCGCTCGGTTCGGAGTCGCTGAACTGCTCGGCGCCCGACACCGGCAACATGGAGGTCATCGAACGGGTCGGCACGCCCGAGCAGAAGGAGCAGTGGCTCGAGCCGCTGCTGAACGGTGAGATCCGCAGCTGCTTCGGCATGACCGAGCCGGGCGTCGCGTCGTCGGACGCGAAGAACGTGCGCTGCCAGGCGATCCGCGACGGTGACGAATACGTCATCAACGGCGAGAAGTACTACATCTCCGGCGCCGGCGATCCCCGCTGCAAGATCATGATCCTGATGTGTCAGACGTCGCCGGACGGGCCGCCGCATCGCCGTCAGTCGCAGATCCTCGTCCCGATGGACACGCCCGGTCTCGAAGTGCTCGGGCCGATGCACGTCTTCGGTCAGGACGACGCCCCCCACGGCCACATGCACATCCGCATGACCGACGTGCGGGTGCCGGCGAGCAACATCCTGTGGGACGAGGGCGAGGGCTTCGCGATCTCGCAGCTGCGGCTCGGCCCGGGTCGGATCCACCACTGCATGCGGGGGATCGGCGCGGCGGAGAAGGCGCTCGACCTGATGTGCCGCCGGGGCATGACCCGCGAGGCGTTCGGCAAGCCGATCGCCCGGCTCGGCGGCAACACCGAGTTGATCGGCAAGGCCCGCGCCGAGATCGAGGCGATGCGGATGATGGTGCTGCGTGCCGCGAAGGCGATGGACACGCTGGGCAACCAGGAAGCCCGCGTGTGGATCTCCGCGGTGAAGGCGATGGTGCCCGAGCGGGTGTGCACGATCATCGACCAGGCGATCCAGATGCACGGCGCGACGGGTGTCTCCCAGTGGACGCCGCTCGCCGGCATGTACGCGAGCCAGCGGACGCTCCGTCTCGCCGACGGACCGGACGAGGTGCACTGGATGGTCGTCGGCCGGTCCGAGCTCGCGTCCTACGACGGCCTCGAGATCCCGCTCAACCCGACGTCCGCCGCCGCCCCCGAACTCACCGCCGCCTGGGACGACGACAACAGCTTCCACTTCACCGGCCCCTGA
- a CDS encoding OmpA family protein: MWRTMTVLAVVAVLATGCGGDDGGGAGDATTTTESTGSSTTEAPPSDDTTTTEPATTTTEPATSTTTTEAPNDDLPDEIERVDYLTFAQGAIPFGFSIEGPGEGLKNSVVMQAIDGSTTPRGYVTGATDETAITMVFELAAPTTFDRFAVPEIGEVPGPSTTFFREIEVAGADDAGGPFETLASATLATHEGRGEVTELDLVAERAVRYIQIRLSAGIEILTEESGFEFSELIANGTQEPPEFSEGFTGIWDAKLPDIDRSVGFIELTQSGVVVTGCFGLVDLTGTVTGNLVRLSGIHRDSLTPSAYIFGLDADGQLQGVASSNGSPFSFMPSSIAPEGTTTDCSDIPEPETPPLACGSVIHGINFDVNSATLRADSDPVLAQLYEGLVADDAASIVVEGHTSTEGSDAYNFDLSDRRAQSVVDDLVARGIDPGRISAMGFGETEPLISPDNDEASRSINRRVEIDCG, from the coding sequence ATGTGGCGAACGATGACGGTTCTGGCTGTCGTGGCGGTCCTCGCGACCGGGTGCGGTGGTGACGACGGCGGTGGTGCAGGCGACGCGACCACGACCACCGAGTCGACCGGCTCGTCGACGACCGAGGCGCCACCGAGCGACGACACGACCACGACCGAACCGGCAACCACGACCACCGAGCCGGCCACGTCCACGACGACGACCGAGGCGCCGAACGATGATCTGCCCGATGAGATCGAGCGGGTCGACTACCTCACGTTCGCCCAGGGCGCCATCCCGTTCGGGTTCTCGATCGAGGGCCCCGGTGAAGGGCTCAAGAACAGCGTCGTCATGCAGGCGATCGACGGGAGCACGACCCCGCGTGGGTACGTGACCGGAGCCACCGACGAGACGGCGATCACCATGGTGTTCGAGCTCGCCGCGCCGACGACGTTCGACCGGTTCGCGGTGCCCGAGATCGGGGAGGTGCCGGGCCCGAGCACCACGTTCTTCCGCGAGATCGAGGTCGCGGGCGCCGACGATGCCGGTGGCCCGTTCGAGACGCTCGCGTCGGCGACGCTGGCGACCCACGAGGGCCGCGGTGAAGTGACGGAGCTCGATCTGGTCGCCGAGCGAGCCGTGCGCTACATCCAGATCCGGCTGTCGGCCGGGATCGAGATCCTGACGGAGGAGAGCGGCTTCGAGTTCAGCGAGCTGATCGCCAACGGCACGCAGGAGCCGCCGGAGTTCAGCGAGGGCTTCACCGGGATCTGGGACGCGAAGCTGCCGGACATCGACCGCTCCGTCGGGTTCATCGAACTCACCCAGTCCGGCGTCGTCGTCACCGGCTGTTTCGGCCTCGTGGATCTCACGGGCACCGTGACCGGCAACCTCGTCCGGCTCAGTGGTATCCATCGCGACTCCCTCACGCCGAGCGCCTACATCTTCGGGCTCGACGCCGACGGTCAGCTCCAGGGTGTCGCCTCGAGCAACGGCAGTCCGTTCAGCTTCATGCCGTCGTCGATCGCGCCCGAGGGGACGACGACCGACTGCTCCGACATCCCCGAACCCGAGACGCCGCCGCTGGCCTGCGGGTCGGTGATCCACGGCATCAACTTCGACGTGAACTCGGCGACCCTGCGGGCCGACTCCGACCCGGTCCTCGCCCAGCTCTACGAGGGTCTGGTGGCCGACGACGCGGCGTCCATCGTGGTCGAGGGCCACACCTCGACCGAGGGCAGCGACGCCTACAACTTCGACCTCTCCGATCGCCGGGCGCAGTCCGTGGTCGACGACCTCGTGGCCCGCGGCATCGATCCCGGCCGCATCTCGGCGATGGGCTTCGGCGAGACCGAACCGCTCATCTCACCGGACAACGACGAAGCGTCCCGATCGATCAACCGCCGGGTCGAGATCGACTGCGGTTGA
- a CDS encoding phytanoyl-CoA dioxygenase family protein produces the protein MTLPTLDGHHALESDAVTSLRARGHCVVRGLASADECAAYLPEIQVGVDRWHPEPTPLDERDTYGKAFLQAMALRSLHEPTRGFVDSPRFARAAAELMGVDGVRLYHDQALFKEPGGGRTPWHQDQNYWPLDTDDVVTMWMPLADLDPAVGSMTFIDGSHLDGDVGAGEISDASDDAIQRSIDAGERSTTTHGVLRAGDATFHKGWTIHSAGPNPTDRMRPVMTIIWFADGARVTEPNSPEQRFDLHAWLGDAEPGTLARSDANPLLWPA, from the coding sequence GTGACGCTCCCCACTCTCGACGGCCACCACGCGCTCGAATCCGACGCCGTCACCTCGCTACGGGCACGCGGCCACTGCGTCGTGCGCGGGCTCGCGTCCGCCGACGAATGCGCGGCATACCTGCCCGAGATCCAGGTCGGGGTCGACCGCTGGCATCCCGAGCCGACGCCGCTCGACGAACGGGACACTTACGGCAAGGCGTTTCTCCAGGCGATGGCGCTCCGCTCGCTCCACGAGCCGACGAGAGGGTTCGTGGATTCGCCGCGGTTCGCCCGGGCCGCAGCCGAGCTGATGGGCGTCGACGGCGTGCGGCTCTATCACGACCAGGCGTTGTTCAAGGAGCCTGGCGGCGGCCGCACGCCGTGGCATCAGGACCAGAACTACTGGCCGCTCGACACGGATGACGTAGTGACGATGTGGATGCCGCTCGCCGATCTCGATCCCGCGGTCGGGTCCATGACGTTCATCGACGGGAGTCATCTCGATGGCGACGTCGGCGCCGGGGAGATCTCCGACGCGTCCGACGACGCGATCCAGCGCTCGATCGACGCCGGCGAGCGCTCCACGACGACCCACGGCGTGCTCCGGGCCGGCGACGCGACGTTCCACAAGGGGTGGACGATCCACTCGGCGGGGCCGAACCCGACCGACCGCATGCGCCCGGTGATGACGATCATCTGGTTCGCCGACGGCGCCCGGGTGACCGAACCGAACTCACCGGAGCAGCGCTTCGACCTGCACGCCTGGCTCGGCGACGCCGAACCGGGCACCCTCGCCCGCAGCGACGCCAACCCCCTCCTCTGGCCCGCCTGA